TATATAATTATAGCAGCTGTTGCACTTTGCTCGCCTGTTTTAACTTTTGACTGATGGTGCGTTGCTGTCCAAAAAAATCAGCGTAAATTGGcatcaaaacaaatatttacccGATGCTTGGCAGCTACAAACACCTAATGACAGGATGAGCAGCAGATCAAGCTGAGGGACTACTACTACTGCAAGCTGCAGGCTTCTTTTCACACCATTTGCCAGAGTGCGAGAGTGTGATCAGGCACACCTCGTTGACTTGTGTCAATTCTGAGAAGGccctaaagccaaagccaaagccaaacctGAAGTCAAAGTCAAGTCAAGACAATAAAACATTGGAGCAAATTAGCGCTTTATTGCATGTTTGTCCAACTTGATTTCAAGCAGAAAGTGGCGCAGACAACGTCTGTTGGGTTTTGGCACCTTAAGCCGTATGCCGTTAACTTCTTGTTAAGCATAATCAGGCCTCAGGGatagaaataataattgcaatttctcAACTTTAATCATATAAACTGTAAgcttttattgatattttaagCACCTGCAGTGggctatttatttatcacaattatatatatgtaagtatatataaaataaagtctTTATAGCTCAGCTATCTAACAGTTCTTTACCATTTTGTTGGCTATAGTATTTTGGGCGTGCGCCTTTATCACATTTCGGTTTCGTTTCGGTTTTGGCTTTGTCTAAAGTCCAAAGAATCCAGTTTCCatggtttgtttgtttctcttGTTGAAGGCATAATTTAGCTGATGCAAGTTTTAACTAAACCAACATATTTCGCAGGCATTGCGGCGTATAGACATTGGTGACTGCATCCCACCCACAATCGGCCAACTGATGCACTTGCTGAGGATTCCAATCGAGACCGCAAACAAATTCAGTATGCTGAGCATTTATTTCCTGCGCAGATTCACCGCGTTCAAGATCCCAAATGCTGTGTAGAGAAgcgttgcatataaataataaaatttatccTATACATTTTAAGCTTACTCACCGCGTGGTGAAGTCATAATTGGCTGAAGCTAGCACTGTGGCCGAGTGTGGGGAACAAGCCAAGCGTCTCACTGCAAACTCCCCCGAGTATAGCTCGAAGATATGTGTGCGCATTTTGCGTAAGTCCCAAGCTCTGATTAAGCCATCTGAGCCGCCAGTCATCAATATATTCCGATCAAAGTGACTCCAGTCACAGGATAGGGCTTCGCTCGCATGCGCCTCGATGCTCATCAATGGTTTACCTGCAAAATCAAGAGAGTTCCATAAGTTCAAGTGTCCATCGGTACTTACACTCGCAAAGAGATTCGCTATCAGAGGCGAATACTTTgcacaataaatcaaatcattGTGTCCCACAAATGTTGTTATGGAGTTCTGCCTGTTGCAATCCCACAGCTTGAGTGTACAGTCCCAACTGGCCGAGAGCAGTGTATGATAATTCCACTTTTCACCCCAATCCAGACTGTAGATCTCATTCTTGTGCTCCTGCAGACACAGCAGCGGTTCTTTAGGCGTTTGTTCTGTCAGTGCTGACTCGGCATCCAAGCCCGACCAGATCTGCAGCGAACCATCGCCAGAGGCTGTAGCAGCTATATCTGCGGCATAAGGACACCAGGCGACATCAAACAAGCCATCAGACCACTCCAGACGACACAGCTCTGTTAGACTCGACGACTGCGCGTCATCTTTGGCGCTCTGGGCAAGCAAAAAGAGCGAACCGCCACCAGCCAGACCATATAATTGACtacaatatgaaaaaaatactATGTACACATTGTTTTCAACCTTAATAATATGAAAAGCTTACCTAGTAGCCAACAGCATGTGACTTGGCTCGAAAGGCGAGAAGCGCAGGCTGTAGCCATGACGATCGGTGGTTGTATGCGTCTGTATTTGCATCCTGCGGTTGAGCTCTTCACTGTAacaaagaaaattcaattaaataaagacAATCTGTCAAATCTATAAATTAGATGAATTTTAACTAACAATAAGCTATAGGAATTAAGGAGACTTGAATAGTTAAGGCTAAAAAGACaaaatttttacataaataaacactaGAGACTTTTAACCGTTTCCACATAAATCAATATATTGACTTTTGACTTACGACACGCTGCCTGAGTGCTCCAGAAACTTTAAAGGCTTCCCTGTAGGCAGTAGATCAAGCTAGgtagtataaaaaattaacttgtAATCGAAATGGCAAACCAAAATCAATTAGTCTGGCAGTTGTGCTAATAGAAGCTAAGCGTCTGCTAATCTTCTTGCCTAACTTTAACAGCATGTTTGGCATGGCCTGTGCCAAGTGTGACCTCGCACGAGGTCGCCCAACGCCACTTGACATTAGCCAATTTGTATGCGGTGGTGAGGTGAGTGGGAAAAACTGCGTCGCGTCCATACATAACGCTCAAATCCATTTAGTGTGGAAACCCCACGAGCTGCGCCTCAAGCCGAAAGGTATATAAGCATGTTGCTCAGCTctatgctgctgcatttttgcGCAGAACTACGAACGTAACGCTAGCGTTAGAAAAAGCAACTAAAGAACAAAGCTTAGTGGACGTCTTAGTGGCTAGTAGTGTATTtcaagcagcaacacaaacatgGTTGTCTCCGTGAAGGTCTTCAAGAAGGCCACACCCAATGGCAAAGTTACCTTTTATTTGGGTCGCCGCGACTTTATCGATCACTTGGATTACTGTGATCCCGTCGATGGTGTAATCGTCGTAGAGCCGGACTATCTTAAGAACCGCAAAGTCTTTGGTCAGCTGGCCACAACCTATCGTTATGGCCGTGAAGAGGATGAGGTCATGGGTGTCAAGTTCTCCAAGGAGCTTATTCTTTCACGCGAGCAAATTGTGCCCATGACCAATACTAACATGGAAATGACGCCCGTGCAGGAGAAACTTGTGCGCAAGCTGGGCAGTAATGCGCATCCCTTTACCTTTCATTTCCCACCCAACTCACCCAGCTCGGTAACGCTGCAGCAGGAAGGCGACGATATGGGTAAGCCCTTGGGTGTGGAGTATACCATACGCGCCTATGTGGCTGACTCTGAGGACGATCGTCAGCACAAGCGCAGCCAGGTTAGTCTGGTAATCAAGAAGCTACAGTATGCGCCACTAAATCGTGGACAACGCTTGCCCAGCTCGTTGGTAAGCAAGGGATTCACTTTCTCCAATGGCAAGATTAGCCTGGAGGTAACACTCGATCGTGAGATTTACTATCATGGCGAAAAGGTTGCTGCAACGGTACAGGTCTCCAATAATTCTAAGAAGTCCGTGAAGAGCATCAAGTGCTTTATAGTGCAGCATACTGAGATCACCATGGTGAATGCCCAATTTAGCAAGCATGTGGCACAGCTAGAGACTAAGGAGGGTTGCCCCATAACCCCAGGCGCTAATTTGACAAAAACTTTCTATCTAATTCCGTTGGCTGCTAACAATAAGGATAGGCATGGTGAGTTCTATGGAAGGGCCAGCATTAAACTTCAAATTCTATATTTTTCCTGATTAGGTATTGCTTTGGACGGCCACTTGAAGGATGAGGATTGTAACCTGGCTTCCTCAACTATGGTGCAGGAGGGTAAGTCCACAGGTGATGCCTGTGGTATTGTCATTTCCTACTCAGTGCGCATCAAGTTGAACTGCGGCACGCTGGGCGGTGAAATGCAAACAGATGTGCCTTTCAAGCTATTGCAACCAGCACCTGGTGAGTGAAACTTAGTCACAAAGCAACTTAGTATGCTGACTAATGCTTACGCTTTCGCTTAACCCCCTTAGGCACCATTGAGAAGAAACGTTCGAATGCCATGAAGAAAATGAAGTCCATTGAACAGCACCGCAATGTCAAGGGCTATTACCAGGACGATGATGATAATATTGTCTTTGAGGACTTTGCAAAGATGCGCATGAACAATGTTAACATGGCTGATTGAAGTCcttgttttaaacaatttaatcgAAAGCACTGAATACTTGTTGTCTTGCAGTCTTCTCGCTCATACTCTCTCGATGTGGCCACAATCTTTGTATTATAGATCAAAAAAACTTTGCTGGTTTTGGAGCTTGCGTGCTTATTaatgtattataaaaaaaaatgtgttatgactaaaaagaaacaaaaattactTACGGCTTTGCTACTTTCTCCTATATAAATCCAAATTTGCGCAGTTTGCTCGTAGATCAGTGggttctgttttatttttttatgttgtgcAGGCTTTCAACTTCAGAAGTCGAATGAGCTAAACGTCGTAGCTGCCACAAGAAGGTTGACAAGAAAACAGCTTTTGGAGGGTAGCTAGTCAGGGGGTTGCTTGGTGCATACAGCGTGTGTTATAGGCTAAGGAGCATTAACAACCCTTAGGGTTTGAAATAAAACAGCACGCTAGCCAATCAGCTTTAAGCTTAGTTGGTCA
The DNA window shown above is from Drosophila busckii strain San Diego stock center, stock number 13000-0081.31 chromosome 3L, ASM1175060v1, whole genome shotgun sequence and carries:
- the LOC108599311 gene encoding peroxisomal targeting signal 2 receptor; translation: MQIQTHTTTDRHGYSLRFSPFEPSHMLLATSQLYGLAGGGSLFLLAQSAKDDAQSSSLTELCRLEWSDGLFDVAWCPYAADIAATASGDGSLQIWSGLDAESALTEQTPKEPLLCLQEHKNEIYSLDWGEKWNYHTLLSASWDCTLKLWDCNRQNSITTFVGHNDLIYCAKYSPLIANLFASVSTDGHLNLWNSLDFAGKPLMSIEAHASEALSCDWSHFDRNILMTGGSDGLIRAWDLRKMRTHIFELYSGEFAVRRLACSPHSATVLASANYDFTTRIWDLERGESAQEINAQHTEFVCGLDWNPQQVHQLADCGWDAVTNVYTPQCLRNMLV
- the LOC108598533 gene encoding phosrestin-1 gives rise to the protein MVVSVKVFKKATPNGKVTFYLGRRDFIDHLDYCDPVDGVIVVEPDYLKNRKVFGQLATTYRYGREEDEVMGVKFSKELILSREQIVPMTNTNMEMTPVQEKLVRKLGSNAHPFTFHFPPNSPSSVTLQQEGDDMGKPLGVEYTIRAYVADSEDDRQHKRSQVSLVIKKLQYAPLNRGQRLPSSLVSKGFTFSNGKISLEVTLDREIYYHGEKVAATVQVSNNSKKSVKSIKCFIVQHTEITMVNAQFSKHVAQLETKEGCPITPGANLTKTFYLIPLAANNKDRHGIALDGHLKDEDCNLASSTMVQEGKSTGDACGIVISYSVRIKLNCGTLGGEMQTDVPFKLLQPAPGTIEKKRSNAMKKMKSIEQHRNVKGYYQDDDDNIVFEDFAKMRMNNVNMAD